The proteins below are encoded in one region of Telopea speciosissima isolate NSW1024214 ecotype Mountain lineage chromosome 10, Tspe_v1, whole genome shotgun sequence:
- the LOC122641547 gene encoding chaperone protein dnaJ 6-like isoform X1, translating into MAKKKKSRVSEENKEHQTQEDDATQSSTKQKSLYEILGVERTASKQEIKKAYYKLALRLHPDKNPDDEEAKEKFQQLQKVISILGDEEKKALYDQTGCVDDADLVGDVAQNLHEYFKTMYKEVTEADIEEFEVNYRGSDSEVKDLKDLYQKYLGNMNRLFCSMLCSDPTLDSHRFKDILDAAIAAEELKETKAYRKWAQKVSETPPPTNPLKRRRESRSKEQAGADLFSVISQRRSQRKEQFDSMFSSLVAKYNGGPSNPEPTEEEFEAAKERIESRKSTKKARRK; encoded by the exons aaaaagaagaaatctagggtttctgaagaaaacaaagaacacCAAACCCAAGAGGATGATGCAACCCAGTCTTCGACAAAACAGAAGAGCTTGTATGAG ATTCTTGGGGTGGAGAGGACAGCATCTAAACAGGAAATAAAGAAAGCGTATTACAAATTGGCATTGCGTCTTCATCCGGATAAGAATCCTGATGATGAG GAAGCCAAAGAGAAATTTCAGCAACTCCAAAAAGTGATATCAATTCTTGGAGATGAAGAGAAAAAGGCACTTTACGATCAGACTGGTTGTGTTGATGATGCT GACCTTGTTGGAGACGTTGCTCAAAATCTACATGAATATTTCAAAACAATGTACAAGGAG GTCACTGAGGCTGATATTGAAGAGTTTGAAGTGAACTACAGAGGATCGGATTCAGAGGTGAAGGATTTGAAGGATCTCTATCAGAAATACTTGGGTAATATGAACAG GCTTTTCTGTTCAATGCTCTGTTCGGATCCTACGCTGGATTCACATCGATTCAAGGATATCCTGGATGCTGCAATAGCAGCTG AAGAGCTGAAGGAAACCAAAGCCTATCGCAAGTGGGCGCAGAAAGTTTCTGAAACACCACCACCTACTAATCCTCTTAAACGGAGGAG GGAAAGCAGATCGAAAGAACAGGCAGGTGCAGATCTATTTTCTGTCATTTCTCAGCGCCGAAGCCAGAGGAAAGAACAGTTCGATTCTATGTTCTCTTCATTGGTGGCAAAATACAATGGGGGTCCGTCGAATCCTGAACCCACTGAAGAAGAATTTGAGGCTGCAAAGGAAAGGATTGAAAGTCGAAAGTCAACAAAAAAAGCAAGACGCAAGTGA
- the LOC122641547 gene encoding chaperone protein dnaJ 6-like isoform X2 — translation MAKKKKSRVSEENKEHQTQEDDATQSSTKQKSLYEILGVERTASKQEIKKAYYKLALRLHPDKNPDDEEAKEKFQQLQKVISILGDEEKKALYDQTGCVDDADLVGDVAQNLHEYFKTMYKEVTEADIEEFEVNYRGSDSEVKDLKDLYQKYLGNMNRLFCSMLCSDPTLDSHRFKDILDAAIAAEELKETKAYRKWAQKVSETPPPTNPLKRRRKSKEQAGADLFSVISQRRSQRKEQFDSMFSSLVAKYNGGPSNPEPTEEEFEAAKERIESRKSTKKARRK, via the exons aaaaagaagaaatctagggtttctgaagaaaacaaagaacacCAAACCCAAGAGGATGATGCAACCCAGTCTTCGACAAAACAGAAGAGCTTGTATGAG ATTCTTGGGGTGGAGAGGACAGCATCTAAACAGGAAATAAAGAAAGCGTATTACAAATTGGCATTGCGTCTTCATCCGGATAAGAATCCTGATGATGAG GAAGCCAAAGAGAAATTTCAGCAACTCCAAAAAGTGATATCAATTCTTGGAGATGAAGAGAAAAAGGCACTTTACGATCAGACTGGTTGTGTTGATGATGCT GACCTTGTTGGAGACGTTGCTCAAAATCTACATGAATATTTCAAAACAATGTACAAGGAG GTCACTGAGGCTGATATTGAAGAGTTTGAAGTGAACTACAGAGGATCGGATTCAGAGGTGAAGGATTTGAAGGATCTCTATCAGAAATACTTGGGTAATATGAACAG GCTTTTCTGTTCAATGCTCTGTTCGGATCCTACGCTGGATTCACATCGATTCAAGGATATCCTGGATGCTGCAATAGCAGCTG AAGAGCTGAAGGAAACCAAAGCCTATCGCAAGTGGGCGCAGAAAGTTTCTGAAACACCACCACCTACTAATCCTCTTAAACGGAGGAGAAA ATCGAAAGAACAGGCAGGTGCAGATCTATTTTCTGTCATTTCTCAGCGCCGAAGCCAGAGGAAAGAACAGTTCGATTCTATGTTCTCTTCATTGGTGGCAAAATACAATGGGGGTCCGTCGAATCCTGAACCCACTGAAGAAGAATTTGAGGCTGCAAAGGAAAGGATTGAAAGTCGAAAGTCAACAAAAAAAGCAAGACGCAAGTGA